In Lineus longissimus chromosome 9, tnLinLong1.2, whole genome shotgun sequence, one genomic interval encodes:
- the LOC135493689 gene encoding uncharacterized protein LOC135493689 isoform X2 yields the protein MLPVGQKCLLQNLPRLIRCQERHLGDWRAKPWLPRQKRPLEFATGRLEWARPLLEQQKEQLEKEGQEEIPSEPPKLFAVSRLKKSLKGVPKRERYILKTYFLEEKHRKGPSEYVIVKNSEFNAQNLKKVKHLIKIVPITFPNGLPKDESDYPHTLLKETGEFIVKPRVEGQIVEDDPKGLVDLDTKKKHLQRVLDGSRFLAEYHPAQYRYKFNQDGKEYRYNDELRKK from the exons ATGTTACCTGTAGGCCAAAAG TGCCTCTTGCAAAATTTACCAAGATTGATACGGTGTCAGGAGAGACATCTTGGAGACTGGCGTGCCAAACCGTGGCTTCCTCGTCAGAAAAGACCTCTGGAATTTGCAACTGGTAGATTGGAATGGGCAAGGCCTCTGTTGGAACAACAGAAAGAACAACTTGAAAAG GAAGGACAGGAAGAAataccaagtgaacctccaaaACTCTTCGCAGTTAGCCGACTCAAGAAAAGTTTAAAGGGTGTTCCAAAAAGGGAGCGATATATTTTGAAGACATATTTTCTAGAAGAAAAACATCGGAAG GGCCCAAGTGAATATGTCATCGTAAAAAACTCGGAATTTAATGCCCAGAATTTGAAGAAGGtcaaacatttgataaaaatagTCCCAATAACATTTCCAAATGGACTTCCAAAAGATGAAAGTGACTATCCTCATACACTCTTGAAGGAAACTGGTGAATTTATCGTCAAACCGAGAGTTGAAGGGCAAATTGTTGAGGATGATCCAAAGGGACTTGTTGATCTCGACACGAAGAAGAAGCATTTGCAGCGGGTTTTGGATGGATCGCGTTTCCTTGCCGAGTACCACCCAGCGCAGTATCGATACAAATTTAATCAGGATGGAAAGGAGTATCGTTACAATGACGAACTGAGGAAAAAATGA
- the LOC135493689 gene encoding uncharacterized protein LOC135493689 isoform X1: MAATTKCKCLLQNLPRLIRCQERHLGDWRAKPWLPRQKRPLEFATGRLEWARPLLEQQKEQLEKEGQEEIPSEPPKLFAVSRLKKSLKGVPKRERYILKTYFLEEKHRKGPSEYVIVKNSEFNAQNLKKVKHLIKIVPITFPNGLPKDESDYPHTLLKETGEFIVKPRVEGQIVEDDPKGLVDLDTKKKHLQRVLDGSRFLAEYHPAQYRYKFNQDGKEYRYNDELRKK; this comes from the exons ATGGCAGCCACCACGAAATGCAAA TGCCTCTTGCAAAATTTACCAAGATTGATACGGTGTCAGGAGAGACATCTTGGAGACTGGCGTGCCAAACCGTGGCTTCCTCGTCAGAAAAGACCTCTGGAATTTGCAACTGGTAGATTGGAATGGGCAAGGCCTCTGTTGGAACAACAGAAAGAACAACTTGAAAAG GAAGGACAGGAAGAAataccaagtgaacctccaaaACTCTTCGCAGTTAGCCGACTCAAGAAAAGTTTAAAGGGTGTTCCAAAAAGGGAGCGATATATTTTGAAGACATATTTTCTAGAAGAAAAACATCGGAAG GGCCCAAGTGAATATGTCATCGTAAAAAACTCGGAATTTAATGCCCAGAATTTGAAGAAGGtcaaacatttgataaaaatagTCCCAATAACATTTCCAAATGGACTTCCAAAAGATGAAAGTGACTATCCTCATACACTCTTGAAGGAAACTGGTGAATTTATCGTCAAACCGAGAGTTGAAGGGCAAATTGTTGAGGATGATCCAAAGGGACTTGTTGATCTCGACACGAAGAAGAAGCATTTGCAGCGGGTTTTGGATGGATCGCGTTTCCTTGCCGAGTACCACCCAGCGCAGTATCGATACAAATTTAATCAGGATGGAAAGGAGTATCGTTACAATGACGAACTGAGGAAAAAATGA